One segment of Hippopotamus amphibius kiboko isolate mHipAmp2 chromosome 2, mHipAmp2.hap2, whole genome shotgun sequence DNA contains the following:
- the LOC130846548 gene encoding angiogenin-1-like translates to MVMVLSPLFLVFMLGLGLTPLTLAQDDGRYRHFLTQHYDARPFGRDRRYCETMMKRRGMTSPCKDTNTFVHGTKNDIKAICEERNGTPYRGNLRISKSPFQITICKHKGGSPRPPCQYSATEAYRVIVVGCENGWPTHLEESFIPPSK, encoded by the coding sequence ATGGTGATGGTCCTGAGCCCCCTGTTTTTGGTCTTCATGCTGGGTCTGGGTCTGACCCCACTCACCCTGGCTCAGGATGACGGCAGGTACAGACACTTCCTGACCCAGCACTACGATGCCAGGCCATTCGGCCGGGATAGGAGATACTGTGAAACCATGATGAAGAGACGAGGCATGACCAGCCCCTGCAAAGACACCAACACCTTTGTTCATGGCACCAAGAATGACATCAAGGCCATCTGTGAAGAAAGGAATGGAACACCTTACCGCGGCAATCTCAGAATAAGCAAGTCTCCCTTCCAGATCACCATCTGCAAGCATAAAGGAGGGTCCCCCCGGCCTCCATGCCAGTACAGCGCCACAGAAGCATACAGAGTCATTGTTGTTGGCTGTGAAAATGGCTGGCCCACCCACTTGGAGGAGTCCTTTATCCCTCCAAGCAAGTAG
- the LOC130846484 gene encoding ribonuclease 4-like isoform X2 has translation MALQRTPASLLPLLLTLLGLVLLQPSYGQIPGYQRFLREHVDSGVTGGTNTYCNMMMQRRRMTLPRCKGFNTFIHEDLGNILSICRNNNIRCRNGQMNCHAGVVRVTDCRHTGGASGPNCRYQARASTRRVVIACNGNPLVPVHLDR, from the coding sequence ATGGCTCTCCAGAGGACCCCTGCATCACTTCTGCCCTTGCTGCTGACCCTGCTGGGGCTGGTGCTGCTGCAGCCCTCGTATGGCCAGATTCCCGGGTACCAACGATTCCTGAGGGAACACGTGGACTCTGGTGTGACAGGAGGCACTAATACCTACTGCAACATGATGATGCAAAGACGGCGCATGACTTTACCTCGGTGCAAGGGCTTCAACACTTTCATTCATGAAGACCTTGGGAACATTCTTAGTATCTGCCGCAACAACAATATTCGATGCAGGAATGGCCAGATGAACTGCCATGCGGGTGTAGTGAGGGTCACAGACTGCAGGCATACTGGAGGGGCCAGTGGCCCCAATTGCAGATACCAGGCGAGGGCCAGCACGAGACGTGTTGTCATTGCCTGCAATGGTAACCCATTGGTGCCTGTGCACCTTGACCGTTAG
- the LOC130846549 gene encoding ribonuclease 4, whose translation MALQRTPASLLPLLLTLLGLVLLQPSYGQSYMYQRFLRQHVDADETGGDDGYCNVMMQRRKMTSRQCKGFNTFIHEDLGNILSICSTTNIQCKNGQMNCHEGVVRVTDCRQTGSSRAPNCRYRARASTRRVVIACDGNPEVPVHFDR comes from the coding sequence ATGGCTCTCCAGAGGACCCCTGCATCACTTCTGCCCTTGCTGCTGACCCTGCTGGGGCTGGTGCTGCTGCAGCCCTCCTATGGCCAGAGTTACATGTACCAACGATTCCTGAGGCAACACGTGGATGCTGATGAGACAGGAGGCGATGATGGCTACTGCAATGTGATGATGCAAAGACGGAAGATGACTTCACGTCAGTGCAAGGGCTTCAACACTTTCATTCATGAAGACCTTGGGAACATTCTTAGTATCTGCAGCACCACCAATATTCAGTGCAAGAATGGCCAGATGAACTGCCATGAGGGTGTAGTGAGGGTCACAGACTGCAGGCAGACAGGAAGTTCCAGGGCTCCCAACTGCAGATACCGGGCCAGGGCCAGCACGAGACGTGTTGTCATTGCCTGCGACGGTAACCCAGAGGTGCCTGTGCACTTTGACCGTTAG
- the ANG gene encoding angiogenin — protein MVMVLSPLFLVFMLGLGLTPLTLAQDDDRYRHFLTQHYDARPFGRDRRYCETMMKRRGMTSPCKDTNTFVHGTKNDIKAICEERNGTPYRGNLRISKSPFQITTCKHKGGSPRPPCQYSATEAHRVIVVGCENGWPTHLEESFIPPSQ, from the coding sequence ATGGTGATGGTCCTGAGCCCCCTGTTTTTGGTCTTCATGCTGGGTCTGGGTCTGACGCCACTCACCCTGGCTCAGGATGACGACAGATACAGACACTTCCTGACCCAGCACTACGATGCCAGGCCATTCGGCCGGGATAGGAGATACTGTGAAACCATGATGAAGAGACGAGGCATGACCAGCCCCTGCAAAGACACCAACACCTTTGTTCATGGCACCAAGAATGACATCAAGGCCATCTGTGAAGAAAGGAATGGAACACCTTACCGCGGCAATCTCAGAATAAGCAAGTCTCCCTTCCAGATCACCACCTGCAAGCATAAAGGAGGGTCCCCCCGGCCTCCATGCCAGTACAGCGCCACAGAAGCACACAGAGTCATTGTTGTTGGCTGTGAAAATGGCTGGCCCACCCACTTGGAGGAGTCCTTTATCCCTCCAAGCCAGTAG
- the LOC130846484 gene encoding ribonuclease 4-like isoform X1, with translation MGLAASSLTGISEVVMALQRTPASLLPLLLTLLGLVLLQPSYGQIPGYQRFLREHVDSGVTGGTNTYCNMMMQRRRMTLPRCKGFNTFIHEDLGNILSICRNNNIRCRNGQMNCHAGVVRVTDCRHTGGASGPNCRYQARASTRRVVIACNGNPLVPVHLDR, from the exons ATGGGCCTGGCAGCCTCCTCCCTAACAG GCATCTCCGAGGTGGTGATGGCTCTCCAGAGGACCCCTGCATCACTTCTGCCCTTGCTGCTGACCCTGCTGGGGCTGGTGCTGCTGCAGCCCTCGTATGGCCAGATTCCCGGGTACCAACGATTCCTGAGGGAACACGTGGACTCTGGTGTGACAGGAGGCACTAATACCTACTGCAACATGATGATGCAAAGACGGCGCATGACTTTACCTCGGTGCAAGGGCTTCAACACTTTCATTCATGAAGACCTTGGGAACATTCTTAGTATCTGCCGCAACAACAATATTCGATGCAGGAATGGCCAGATGAACTGCCATGCGGGTGTAGTGAGGGTCACAGACTGCAGGCATACTGGAGGGGCCAGTGGCCCCAATTGCAGATACCAGGCGAGGGCCAGCACGAGACGTGTTGTCATTGCCTGCAATGGTAACCCATTGGTGCCTGTGCACCTTGACCGTTAG